A genomic region of Bernardetia sp. ABR2-2B contains the following coding sequences:
- a CDS encoding DUF2167 domain-containing protein has translation MKTFFRFSTRLFIVLLFYNLFFVTAFGQNKNQNEPVGQIGKVDLAGVALLSVPKGFVFIEGNAVKSPYRIACDSIEYLGCLVAIPNENTLDSVAKPPFIIELVYIETGYIPDTTIFKTPEDFFWNDILHTNYRKNKNIKKNGCDTLTIQSWAMKPYFLENEHQLQWAVSCSSDKKKYIRHSTHKLGRYGVLEMNISTSPSHLLEVNSQIPLLTSSIDFYKGFRHEDFDPNFDNLAAFGFAGILAGKVLTKVKVVPFVFKWLKWVIIALLGAFTFFKRKLIKRDLEKGLEINYLDAELEREE, from the coding sequence ATGAAAACATTTTTTAGATTTTCAACCCGTTTATTTATAGTTTTACTTTTCTATAATTTATTTTTTGTTACTGCATTTGGTCAAAATAAAAACCAAAATGAGCCAGTTGGACAAATTGGAAAAGTAGATTTAGCTGGTGTTGCTCTACTTTCCGTACCTAAAGGATTTGTCTTTATAGAAGGAAATGCTGTAAAATCTCCTTATCGCATAGCCTGTGATAGCATCGAATATTTAGGCTGTTTAGTAGCTATTCCAAATGAAAATACTCTTGACTCAGTTGCTAAACCTCCTTTCATAATTGAATTAGTTTATATAGAAACAGGTTACATTCCTGACACCACCATTTTCAAAACACCTGAAGATTTTTTTTGGAATGACATTCTTCATACTAATTATAGAAAGAATAAGAATATCAAAAAAAATGGTTGTGATACATTAACCATTCAATCTTGGGCAATGAAGCCCTATTTTTTGGAAAATGAGCATCAGTTACAGTGGGCTGTCTCTTGCTCTTCTGATAAGAAAAAATATATTCGTCATAGCACCCACAAATTGGGTAGGTATGGTGTCTTGGAAATGAATATTAGCACTTCACCTAGTCATCTTTTAGAAGTTAATTCTCAAATCCCTCTACTTACTTCTAGTATTGATTTTTATAAAGGATTCAGACACGAAGACTTTGACCCCAATTTCGATAATTTAGCTGCTTTTGGTTTTGCAGGTATTTTGGCGGGTAAAGTTTTGACAAAAGTAAAAGTTGTCCCTTTTGTTTTCAAGTGGTTAAAATGGGTAATTATTGCGTTACTGGGAGCTTTTACATTCTTTAAAAGAAAATTAATAAAAAGAGATTTGGAAAAAGGTTTAGAAATAAACTATCTTGATGCAGAATTGGAAAGAGAAGAATAA
- the pfkA gene encoding 6-phosphofructokinase, translating to MKKIGVFTSGGDSPGMNACVRAVVRGALYYGVEVYGIYRGYRGMIENDIHPMTSRDVSNIIQRGGTVLKTARSQRFLIKEGREQAYQNLKNLEIDGLVAIGGNGTLKGMQIFSAEHKMPFVGAPGTIDNDLNGTDYTIGFDTAINTALEAIDKIRDTADSLERGFFIEVMGRHCGDIALLTGIGGGAEIVMLPEIVDSLDEIVVSIKDMLANKKRSLIVVVAEGDELGNAEELGAKVREQIPKFKFRVTNLGHIQRGGSPTAADRVLGSQLGLGAVEGLLSGKTNVMVGQLKRRMTYTSIEECIKPRAIDNELVRMLRILST from the coding sequence GTGAAAAAAATTGGAGTTTTTACATCTGGAGGAGATTCTCCCGGAATGAATGCCTGTGTACGTGCTGTGGTAAGAGGTGCATTATATTATGGTGTAGAAGTCTATGGAATTTATAGAGGCTACCGTGGAATGATAGAAAATGACATTCATCCAATGACTTCTAGAGATGTAAGTAATATCATTCAGCGTGGAGGTACAGTCTTAAAAACAGCTCGTAGCCAACGATTTTTGATAAAAGAAGGACGAGAACAAGCTTATCAAAATCTAAAAAACTTAGAAATAGATGGACTTGTTGCCATTGGTGGAAACGGAACATTAAAGGGAATGCAAATATTTTCAGCAGAACACAAAATGCCATTTGTAGGCGCACCAGGAACTATCGATAACGACCTCAACGGAACAGATTATACTATCGGATTCGATACAGCCATCAATACAGCTTTAGAAGCCATCGATAAAATAAGAGATACGGCTGATTCGCTTGAACGAGGTTTTTTTATCGAAGTAATGGGAAGGCATTGTGGAGATATTGCCCTCTTGACAGGAATTGGAGGAGGTGCAGAAATTGTTATGCTTCCTGAAATCGTGGACTCTTTAGATGAAATTGTTGTGTCTATAAAAGATATGTTAGCCAATAAAAAACGGTCTTTAATCGTGGTGGTGGCAGAAGGAGATGAGCTTGGGAATGCCGAAGAATTAGGTGCAAAAGTAAGAGAACAAATACCAAAATTCAAATTTAGAGTTACTAATTTAGGACATATTCAGCGTGGAGGTTCACCCACAGCAGCTGATAGAGTTTTGGGTAGTCAGTTGGGTTTGGGAGCAGTAGAGGGACTTTTATCTGGAAAAACAAATGTTATGGTGGGGCAGCTAAAACGAAGAATGACTTATACTTCAATAGAAGAATGTATAAAACCTAGAGCTATTGATAATGAGCTCGTTAGAATGCTTCGTATTTTGAGTACATAA
- a CDS encoding DUF4382 domain-containing protein, which yields MKIHYLFILLLSISLFSCNKEKESGQAKLEVRLVDAPADYEAVYIDVQEIRIHTSETAADEDQGWTTLPTNTGIYNLLELTNGIDALLATEELPAGKVSQIRLILGENNTLVEDGETIPLRTPSAQQSGLKLKINTTLEADLKYVIVLDFDAARSIVKAGNSGNYNLKPVIRTFVESDGGSLKGCTSAVTIQSLVTVSQNGGVVATAYTNDGCFLVKGLPAGTYQVRVEPPVEYAPVTISDVVVIDGEVNTLDTITIQ from the coding sequence ATGAAAATTCATTATTTATTTATTTTATTACTTTCTATTTCTCTTTTTTCTTGTAATAAAGAAAAGGAAAGTGGACAAGCAAAATTAGAAGTTCGTCTTGTAGATGCTCCTGCTGACTATGAAGCTGTCTATATTGATGTACAAGAAATCAGAATCCATACCTCTGAAACGGCTGCTGACGAAGATCAAGGCTGGACAACACTTCCTACAAATACAGGAATTTATAATCTTTTGGAACTTACTAACGGAATCGATGCTCTTTTAGCAACAGAAGAACTACCTGCTGGTAAAGTTTCTCAAATTCGTTTGATTTTGGGAGAAAATAATACTCTCGTAGAAGATGGAGAAACGATTCCATTAAGAACACCCAGCGCACAGCAATCTGGCTTGAAGCTAAAAATTAATACAACTTTAGAAGCTGATTTGAAGTATGTAATTGTCTTAGATTTTGATGCTGCTCGTTCTATCGTAAAAGCAGGAAATTCTGGAAATTACAACCTAAAGCCTGTTATTCGTACTTTCGTTGAAAGTGATGGTGGTTCTCTGAAAGGCTGTACCTCTGCCGTAACAATTCAGTCTTTAGTAACAGTTTCTCAAAATGGTGGAGTTGTGGCAACTGCTTATACAAACGATGGTTGTTTCTTAGTAAAAGGACTTCCTGCTGGAACATACCAAGTAAGAGTTGAGCCTCCTGTGGAATATGCTCCTGTTACAATTTCTGATGTAGTGGTAATTGATGGAGAAGTAAATACATTAGATACAATTACAATTCAATAA
- a CDS encoding START-like domain-containing protein produces the protein MSKYEYNAEYEIRAAVKMVYPFISTPQGLEEWFAERVEVLEDKFLNIHWDNESHIAKVVSQRNNSMIRYQFVENVEEGKAKNRGKKKDVNFLELKLNYSELTDTTYLVIRDYSEMNDDEVLEELWDGLVETLREKLGA, from the coding sequence ATGAGTAAATACGAATATAATGCCGAGTACGAAATACGTGCTGCCGTCAAGATGGTTTATCCTTTTATTTCCACACCACAAGGGTTAGAAGAGTGGTTTGCTGAGAGAGTAGAGGTTTTGGAAGATAAATTTCTAAATATTCATTGGGATAATGAAAGCCATATTGCAAAGGTAGTCTCACAAAGAAACAATTCTATGATTCGCTACCAGTTTGTAGAGAATGTAGAGGAAGGAAAAGCAAAAAATAGAGGAAAAAAGAAGGATGTAAATTTCTTAGAACTCAAACTTAATTATAGTGAACTGACTGATACTACTTATTTAGTAATCAGAGATTATTCAGAAATGAATGATGATGAAGTTTTGGAAGAGCTTTGGGACGGGCTTGTAGAGACGCTTAGGGAAAAATTAGGTGCTTAA
- the rsmA gene encoding 16S rRNA (adenine(1518)-N(6)/adenine(1519)-N(6))-dimethyltransferase RsmA produces MAKKSPVKPKKHLGQHFLKDENIARKIVNQMQDESYTNLLEIGAGTGVLTKFILNDKKYDLTVVEIDDESVEYLKENLGFTDQTLLNEDFLKMDLETVFEGKFGIIGNFPYNISSQIFFKVLEYKNQIPEVVGMIQKEVAERIASPHGNKTYGILSVLLQAYYDIEYCFTVSEKVFNPPPRVKSAVIRLKRNEVETLDCNEKLFFQLVKFGFNQRRKMLRSALKPLGIPNAFKEKEALNQMLSRRAEQLSVQDFIELAQIFEREREAEKE; encoded by the coding sequence ATGGCGAAGAAATCTCCTGTAAAACCCAAAAAACACCTAGGACAACATTTTCTAAAAGACGAAAATATTGCTCGTAAGATTGTCAATCAAATGCAAGATGAGAGTTATACAAATCTACTAGAAATTGGAGCAGGTACAGGTGTTCTGACAAAGTTTATTCTGAATGATAAAAAATATGATTTAACTGTTGTAGAAATTGATGACGAATCGGTAGAATATCTCAAGGAAAATCTAGGTTTTACAGACCAAACACTTCTCAATGAAGACTTTTTGAAAATGGACTTAGAAACTGTTTTTGAAGGGAAATTTGGGATTATTGGAAACTTTCCCTATAATATTTCTTCTCAGATATTTTTTAAGGTTTTAGAGTATAAAAATCAAATTCCAGAAGTGGTTGGGATGATTCAAAAAGAAGTGGCAGAGCGTATTGCATCGCCACACGGAAACAAAACGTATGGAATTTTGAGTGTTTTGTTACAGGCTTACTACGATATTGAGTATTGCTTCACAGTAAGTGAAAAGGTGTTTAATCCTCCTCCAAGAGTAAAATCTGCTGTTATTCGTCTAAAGAGAAATGAAGTAGAAACTTTAGATTGTAATGAAAAGTTGTTTTTTCAGTTAGTTAAGTTTGGGTTCAATCAGCGAAGAAAAATGCTTCGAAGTGCCTTAAAACCTTTAGGTATTCCAAATGCTTTTAAAGAAAAAGAAGCGTTGAATCAAATGCTTAGTAGAAGAGCCGAACAACTTTCTGTACAAGATTTTATTGAATTAGCACAAATTTTTGAAAGAGAAAGAGAAGCTGAAAAAGAATAG